In Brassica napus cultivar Da-Ae chromosome A3, Da-Ae, whole genome shotgun sequence, the sequence aaccaaacatTCTCAGAGCAATGAGTGAGTACCTGAGCACCGATAGAAACAGGGAAGAGAGCATGAACAGAGTTATCCAAACCAACAATCACAGCATTGTTGCTCTTGACAAGGTGACGAATATTCTGGAGAACAATCGTCTGTATCAAAGGATAGGGGCTTCGCAGCAAGCGAACCTATCAAAACAAATCCAAATGAGGCATAACAGGTTCCTAAAGAGAAGGCAAAGTGGCTTTATATACCTCAACTCGTCGAGGCAACAAGGCTATAGCATAGGGGTTTTGAATGACAATAGCTGTTGGGGCCTCTGACCAGCAAAGCCTCTCTGTCTGAAGAAGCTTCCCATTTTGATCAACAAATACTCCAATGTTATCCTACCAAGTACAAAAAGAAACTactaaaacaacacaaaaagggGACAAAATTGGAACTACAAAGAAGAATATAGCACACATGACAAACAAACAACATATGCTACCTTCCCAAGGAGAAGTTCACCAGAAGGTAGAGAAGTGACGAGAGGAGGAGCAACTCTACCGGAAGGAAACACCTCAGAGAGAGTCCCATTAGCAGTGTTGAGAATCACATACTCTTTCCTAATCCCCAAGCAAATGTTTTCACCACACCAAGAAATGGACTTTACAGTATCAGGAACTCCATAGTCCCTCACCTCCACAAACCCTCCTCCTCCTGTAACaataaaaatccaaactttcttttttaataaaaaaataaaaatccaaactttTTTTAATCACAAATGAGTAGAAAAGCTCCGATCTTTTTACCGTCGTGCTTGAAGACGCAGACCCTCTTCTGCCTAGAGAAGCAGAGGAAGCCGCGTCGATCGTCCCACGAGTAAGCATTGGCGCCTTTCGCTTTGGTGATCACGGCGACGGTCTCCAGATTAGGAATCTTGTGGAACGCGATCGACTCCGAGAGAGAGAGGAGCAGCTCTCTGGAGGCCAAGACCTTCATGGCCACGATGGGTTTCTTGGAGAATCCGGTGACGGTTGTTTCGAGGAGGTAAGAGTCTTGGCGGAGCTCGGAGGAGGGAGATTGGGGTGAGTAGATGCGGAGGGAGCCGTCGTAGCATCCGGCGAAGAGCTTGGAGTTGTGGGATTCGACGGCGTCGATCCGAGCGGGGCAGTTGGTGAGAAGCTGAAAGGAATCGTAAGCGTTGTGAACCATTGTTGGCTGTCTCTTTCGTCGTCGACCTTGGGGAGAAGATTGTTATCTGGGAATCACCATGGATCCATGAagattgtttaaatccaattataaccaaaatgaaatgTTGACTTTCGAACCCGCGACCTTTGAGTCAAAGACCAATGCTCTAACCAAGGAAAATTGGTTCCAGAACAGTTCCAACCGGTTGCCTTTGGTCATTAATTTCATATTAGAtgtcgttttatttttttcatgtaaactaaaaatatagctaaatattcagttttatccttatttaactattaatattttcttatatattttttaaaaaaaattatttatgtaaagataaattaatgatataaattacaataaaatcatagatacttattttgtaacaaataCTTACTCTTAACATTTCATTATGTCATCTTAAGCTAAATAAACTTGCTTAGGTTGTAACAGACAGATATAAATTGAGCAAATATTTcataactaaataaattaagaaaaaatagaacCAAAAGGATGATTCTCATATTTTCAAGCAATAAACACCAAACAATTAGACATGGTAACAACATTCTAAAACATACATTAACTTCAATAACAAGGAACGTGTCTGTCAGCTTAGCTAGGACATTGAAAAAGTCTGGCGGCTCACTAATTTTCTTAGTAATCTGCACGTTTTTTTATTGGTTCTTCATCAATGAGAATAAAGCGTTTATAATCTTCTCTTGTTTCTTTATGTGTTTATATGTAGTTTCAACTCTCAGTTAGCTACTGATGCAAGAGAAGTGGCCGGTTCAGGAACAACATCGGCTGGAGAGAAACCGTTTGGTTTCAGATACTGTTTCTCTTCTAGCCCCCAGAACTTTGCGGTTTTGAGATCGTCTTCAAACATTTGTCTTGAGAATTCCTCATGGTCATACTCTAGTGTTGCTTCTCCACCAAACTCCTTGGGGAGATTCTCCATATCAAAGTGTGATCTCATCAGTTCATCACTTGCTTTGTCATTTGGGTACACGAAGTTCACCTTTTGAGCTGTTCTTGGGTCCAAGAAGTACTTAACAGCCTAGTAAATGAATGACTCATTAAAGGGCTTTTTGAAACTTTATTAAAAAGACAATATTATTATGTAATGATGACTTTTTGTACCTTGTAGCCTGCTTGGAAGAGTCTTGGAGGATTGTAGAGAAATGACATACCGAGTCTCTCAGGGTAATGATTCTGTAGAATGTAGATAATGTCTCGTGTTGTTTTCATGGGAGCATTATTAGCCATGGACCAACCAGTAAAATCTATGAGCCAAGACATTTGTTCTTGTCCTTTGGGAAGATTAATGATTGCGTTTTCAAGAAGATACACCAAGTGCCTGATATTACCTTCTGCTGATGTTGTGTtctgtttataaaattatatgagaGACATATCTACTACATATGAGTTCTTGAAagagattaaaaacaaacaaacagaaaatCCGATTAAATTACCTGTAACCCTGGTCTCATTATTAGCACAGTCCTACCGTGACGATCATGAAAACTAGCTCTTGAAACTTTTCCAGTCTCACCTTCATGTGCTACTTCATGCTGGAGATAACCagagaagaaaataaacaaacatgA encodes:
- the LOC106345269 gene encoding CRAL-TRIO domain-containing protein C23B6.04c, with protein sequence MSAHQLEDNSQQDNKVSKLKSALGPLSGHSLVFCSDASLRRYLDARSWNVENAKQMIEETLKWRSTYKPHEIPWHEVAHEGETGKVSRASFHDRHGRTVLIMRPGLQNTTSAEGNIRHLVYLLENAIINLPKGQEQMSWLIDFTGWSMANNAPMKTTRDIIYILQNHYPERLGMSFLYNPPRLFQAGYKAVKYFLDPRTAQKVNFVYPNDKASDELMRSHFDMENLPKEFGGEATLEYDHEEFSRQMFEDDLKTAKFWGLEEKQYLKPNGFSPADVVPEPATSLASVAN